TAAAATGCTCCGGATTGATCTCCGGTATCACCATCGGCACATCCGGTGTCCAGCGGTGCGCGCTGTTATTGGATACCACCGGGGTCTCGGTCTTTGCATAGGCTTCCTCGATAGCTTTGATCTCGTCCTTGGTCATATCTACGGCGCTGAATACGAAATCCACGCCGGAGGCCACCTTCTCCACCTCGTTCACATTCATGACCACAAGCTTTTTCACGGCTTCCGGCATCGGGGTCGTCATCTTCCAGCGGCCGCCCACGGCCTCCTCATAGGTCTTGCCGGCGGAACGGGGGCTTGCAGCCACGGTCACTACCTCATACCACGGGTGATTCTCCAGAAGGGAGATAAATCTCTGTCCTACCATACCGGTCGCGCCAAGCACGCCTACCTTCAACTTCTTTTCCATAATCGTAAGCTCCTTATTCTCCTCTTAATGCAACCCCGTGTCCGGTGTTATCCGCGCCGCCCGGAATTGAATTCCTGACTATGTTATATCATATTATAAAAAAAATCAATACTTATTCGCGAGAAAAATACATTTGTATTTGTGACGCGCACACATTCTTTTGCAAATATACATCTGTACGCATGTCGCGGATTCCTTTTCCCTTACCACCGGGCAGGAAGCTTGAGGATCCTCTGCGGGCGGTTCTCTCCATCCAGCCAGACAAGCAGCCTGGAGGATTTTGATATGATACGGAATGTAGAGTATCACACAGTCTTCCGTCATAATCCTGCTTACAGCCTTACCTTACTCCCCTTGCCGTCCCGCTTTGCGATCTTTAAGCGGTTTAAATGCACTTCCTTCTTTTTGTAAACGATCTCCGGCTCCATGCTCACAAAGTAGACGTGCTCTAACTCCTCTCCTTTTCCGAGCTTCATGCCGCGCACGCCCCGGGAGTTTTTCTTAAGCTCCGGGATCTCCTCCATGGAAAATCTAAGGAACATGTCTCCTGTGGTCTGGAGCACGATATCACTCTCCGCGCCGACCACACGGATGACCGCCACTTCGTCGCCCTCCTGGAGCTTGGTAGCTGCCACCGTCCTGTTGTTGGTGATAAATTCCTCCGCGGGAACCTGTTTTACCATAGCCATCTTTGTTGCGAATAAGAGAAGCTGTCCGGTCAGTTTGCCGAAGCTGGTCAGGAAGATGATCTCCTCCTTGCTGCCGTCGTACTTGCTCACATTGTCGATCGGCGTTCCCTTGTCTCTGAGCTTGCCAAGCGGGATATCGGTCACCTTCGTCTGATGCAGGCTTCCCGTATTGGTAAAGATACAGAGCTTATCGGTATTCAAACAGGGGATGATATACTTGTACTCCGCCTCAACGGTCTCCTGGTTCCTGTCGTAGGTGGCACGGTCTAAGATCTTGCAGTAACCGAACCGGTCCATGACAAAGACCACCTCCTGCACCTCCATGGGCGCTTCCTCGTACACGGCTTCCCGTCCGTCCTCGATCACGGTCTTTCTGGGAAGGGCAAATTCCTTTTTGATATTCTCCAAATCCTCTTTGATCACCACATTCATGTTTTTGCGGCTCTTTAAGATCTTCTCGTACTGGGCGATCTTTTTTAAGCACTCTTTATATTCCTTTTCAAGGGCCATGATCTCCAGGCCGATCAGCTTATACAGGCGCATTTCCAGGATCGCGGTGGCCTGCCTCTCCGTAAAACGCAGCTGTTTTGCATCTTCCTCAAAGCCGGGATGCTTAAACTGGATATTGCTGATATCGCCGGTGGTCAGACAGGCTTTCGCGTCTTTCAGATTCCGGGAACCGCGCAGGATCGCGATGATCAAGTCGATCACGTCACAGGCCTTGATCAGTCCCTCGCGGATCTCCTTTTTCTCCAGCTCCTTGTCAAGCAGGGCCTGGTACTTGCGGGTCGCGTTCTCATACTGGAACTCCAGATAGTTCTTAAGGATGCCGCGCAGGTTCAGTGTCTCCGGCCTTCCATGGGTGATCGCCAGCATGTTGACGCCGAAGGTGTCCTCCAGCTTGGTTTTCTTATAGAGGATATTTTTGATTTTGTCGATGTCCGCATCTTTTTTCAGTTCCAGCACGATGCGGATGCCGTCCTTGTTGGACTGGTTGGAGATATCCACCACGTCCGTCAGCTTCCGGCTCTCCACCAGATCCGCCACGTCCACCAAAAACTTGTTGATACCGGCACCGATCATGGTATAGGGGATCTCGGTGATGACCAGCTTATCCTTGTCGCTGCGGCGTTTGCCCAGTTCCACCTCCAGTTTGCCGCGCAGCTTGATCTTACCGGAGCCTGTCTCATAGATCTCCGCTAAATCACTTTTGTTGGCGATAATGCCTCCGGTGGGGAAATCCGGTCCCGGCATCAGGTTCATCATCTCTGCGGTGGTCATATCCGGGTTATCAATATAGGCCTGGACCAGATCTACTACTTCCCCCAGATTGTGCGGGGGAATGCTGGTGCTCATGCCTACGGCGATGCCTTCCGCTCCGTTGATCAGCAGGTTGGGGACGCGGACCGGGAGCACCTCCGGCTCCTTCTCCGACTCGTCGTAGTTGGGAACAAAATTGACTGTTTTGTCCAAATCCTTTAAGTAGACTTCCTCCGCAAACTTCTGGAGCCTTGCTTCCGTATACCGCATGGCGGCGGCGCCATCGCCCTCGATGGAACCGAAGTTGCCGTGGCCGTCCACCAAAGCCATACCCTTTTTAAAGTTCTGGGACATGACCACCAGGGTCTCATAGATGGAACTGTCACCGTGGGGGTGGTATTTACCCATGGTATCGCCGACGATACGGGCCGACTTCCTGTGGGGCTTGTCATGGGCCAGCTTCAGCTCTCCCATATCGTAGAGGACGCGGCGCTGGACCGGCTTTAAGCCGTCCCTGGCGTCAGGGATCGCTCTGGCCGTGATGACGCTCATGGAGTAGTTCAAATAACTGCGCTGCATTTCCTCCGAATATTCTGTTGTTAATATCTTCTCAGCCATCTTCCTTCTCCTTATGCATCAATCTCTGCTTCGTCCGCATGTTCGTAGATAAACTGTTTTCTCGGCGGCACGTCGCTGCCCATCAGCATCTCCGTCACCTCGGAAGCCAGGCGGGCGTCCTCGATCTCCACCCGTTTTAACACGCGCCTTTCCGGGTCCAGGGTCGTCTCCCAGAGCTGCTCCGGGTCCATCTCGCCAAGACCCTTGTACCTTTGCAGGCGGAAATCCCCGGTGTGGGTCTTCCGGTAGCGCTCCAGTTCCTTGTCGTCATATAAGTACTGCTCCTGGCCCCTGGAAGGGATCACCTTATAAAGCGGCGGCATGGCGATATAGACATGGCCGTCATTGATCAGGTCCGGCATAAACCTGTATAAAAATGTCAGAAGCAGCGTGTCGATATGGCTTCCGTCCACATCCGCATCCGTCATCAGGATGATCTTATTGTAGCGCAGCTTCGTGATATCAAAATCATTGCCGTAGCCCTCGGAAAAACCGCAGCCAAAGGTGTTGATCATGGTCTTGATCTCCGCGTTGGCCAACACCTTGTCCATGGACGCCTTTTCCACATTGAGGATCTTGCCCCGGATCGGCAGGATCGCCTGGTACATACGGTTCCGTGCCGTCTTCGCAGAACCGCCTGCGGAGTCTCCCTCCACGATGAAGATCTCGCATTTTTCCGCGTCGCGGCTCTCACAGTTGGCCAGCTTGCCATTGCTGTCAAAGGAGAACTTGGACTTGGTCAGCATATTGGTCTTGGCCTTCTCCTCGGCCTTGCGGATCCTGGCAGACTTCTCCGCACAGGCGATTACCGCCTTCAGGGTCTCCAAGTTCCGGTCAAAATAATGCTGCAAAAGGTCTCCGGTTATGGTGAACACGGCCTTGGTCGCGTCGGCGCTGGCCAACTTGGTCTTGGTCTGCCCTTCAAAGATCGGGTCCGGATGCTTGACCGCCACGATCGCCGTCATACCGTTCCTGGTATCCGCGCCGGTGAAATTCGGGTCCTT
This portion of the Clostridium sp. AN503 genome encodes:
- a CDS encoding DNA gyrase subunit B, giving the protein MAKTQYNADSITVLEGLEAVRKRPGMYIGGVGSKGLNHLIYEIVDNAVDEHLAGYCDNIWVTLEKDGSCTVRDSGRGIPVEMHKKGMSAERVVLSTLHAGGKFDNDAYKTSGGLHGVGSSVVNALSARMDVRVYKNGAIHHDAYERGIPVVELVDGLLPVLGKTKETGTEINFLPDGEIFEKTRFKADWLKSRLHETAYLNPKLTINYANKRAGEEETIVYHEPEGIIAYVKELNSGKNAVHDPIYFKSEMDKIEVEVAIQFVDTFEENILGFCNNIFTQEGGTHLVGFKTRFTQMINSYAKELGILKDKDPNFTGADTRNGMTAIVAVKHPDPIFEGQTKTKLASADATKAVFTITGDLLQHYFDRNLETLKAVIACAEKSARIRKAEEKAKTNMLTKSKFSFDSNGKLANCESRDAEKCEIFIVEGDSAGGSAKTARNRMYQAILPIRGKILNVEKASMDKVLANAEIKTMINTFGCGFSEGYGNDFDITKLRYNKIILMTDADVDGSHIDTLLLTFLYRFMPDLINDGHVYIAMPPLYKVIPSRGQEQYLYDDKELERYRKTHTGDFRLQRYKGLGEMDPEQLWETTLDPERRVLKRVEIEDARLASEVTEMLMGSDVPPRKQFIYEHADEAEIDA
- a CDS encoding DNA topoisomerase (ATP-hydrolyzing) → MAEKILTTEYSEEMQRSYLNYSMSVITARAIPDARDGLKPVQRRVLYDMGELKLAHDKPHRKSARIVGDTMGKYHPHGDSSIYETLVVMSQNFKKGMALVDGHGNFGSIEGDGAAAMRYTEARLQKFAEEVYLKDLDKTVNFVPNYDESEKEPEVLPVRVPNLLINGAEGIAVGMSTSIPPHNLGEVVDLVQAYIDNPDMTTAEMMNLMPGPDFPTGGIIANKSDLAEIYETGSGKIKLRGKLEVELGKRRSDKDKLVITEIPYTMIGAGINKFLVDVADLVESRKLTDVVDISNQSNKDGIRIVLELKKDADIDKIKNILYKKTKLEDTFGVNMLAITHGRPETLNLRGILKNYLEFQYENATRKYQALLDKELEKKEIREGLIKACDVIDLIIAILRGSRNLKDAKACLTTGDISNIQFKHPGFEEDAKQLRFTERQATAILEMRLYKLIGLEIMALEKEYKECLKKIAQYEKILKSRKNMNVVIKEDLENIKKEFALPRKTVIEDGREAVYEEAPMEVQEVVFVMDRFGYCKILDRATYDRNQETVEAEYKYIIPCLNTDKLCIFTNTGSLHQTKVTDIPLGKLRDKGTPIDNVSKYDGSKEEIIFLTSFGKLTGQLLLFATKMAMVKQVPAEEFITNNRTVAATKLQEGDEVAVIRVVGAESDIVLQTTGDMFLRFSMEEIPELKKNSRGVRGMKLGKGEELEHVYFVSMEPEIVYKKKEVHLNRLKIAKRDGKGSKVRL